A portion of the Sphingorhabdus pulchriflava genome contains these proteins:
- a CDS encoding phosphotransferase family protein, with protein MAEPLPLLDIARLTAWLDANVPELGNGPLDAKMIHGGTSNVIISLNRGGQTMMMRRPPAVPPPGSEKSVMREARILGALNGTAVPHPHCFGSCADTSVIGAPFYVMQQCNGWAAELRDGKIHDRAPFDQPPHAAEIPFAMVDGLIALANVDYKALGLDDFGKPDNFLERQVDRWEGQIKSYQQLYDYEWREIPGYALLRDWLRANIPASFKAGIIHGDVGTPNALFTFEAPARLTALIDWELSTIGDPLLDLAWFCNGIRDDRFPGHIPEKALYNVADWPTRQELMAHYAAGTGRDMADFDYYLLLAMFKGGCILEYKVAQAAKGILSKETGILFDRLVRGNFAEAEKLIRLIG; from the coding sequence ATGGCAGAACCGCTTCCCCTGTTGGACATCGCCCGGCTCACGGCCTGGCTTGATGCGAACGTGCCGGAATTGGGCAACGGTCCACTTGATGCCAAGATGATCCATGGCGGCACGTCCAATGTCATCATCAGCCTCAATCGCGGCGGCCAAACTATGATGATGCGTCGCCCACCCGCCGTCCCGCCACCTGGGAGCGAGAAGAGCGTCATGCGCGAAGCCCGCATTCTTGGCGCATTGAATGGCACCGCTGTGCCACATCCGCATTGCTTTGGCAGTTGCGCGGACACTTCGGTAATCGGCGCGCCATTTTACGTGATGCAGCAATGCAACGGCTGGGCAGCGGAATTGCGCGACGGGAAAATCCATGACCGAGCCCCGTTCGACCAGCCACCCCATGCGGCGGAAATCCCCTTTGCCATGGTCGATGGCCTGATTGCCCTCGCCAATGTCGATTACAAGGCGTTGGGACTGGACGACTTTGGCAAACCGGACAATTTCCTCGAACGTCAGGTTGATCGATGGGAAGGCCAGATCAAAAGCTACCAGCAGCTCTACGATTATGAATGGCGTGAAATCCCCGGCTATGCGTTGCTCCGCGACTGGTTGCGCGCCAATATTCCGGCGAGTTTCAAGGCAGGCATCATCCACGGCGATGTCGGCACGCCTAACGCTCTCTTCACTTTTGAAGCCCCTGCCCGGCTCACTGCTCTGATCGATTGGGAACTTTCAACCATTGGCGATCCGTTGCTCGACCTTGCCTGGTTCTGTAATGGCATTCGCGACGATCGCTTTCCCGGCCATATTCCGGAAAAGGCGCTCTACAATGTCGCTGACTGGCCGACACGGCAGGAACTGATGGCGCATTACGCAGCGGGCACGGGCCGCGACATGGCAGACTTTGACTATTACCTGCTGCTTGCCATGTTCAAGGGCGGCTGCATTCTCGAATATAAGGTCGCGCAGGCTGCCAAAGGCATTCTCTCCAAAGAAACCGGCATTTTATTTGACCGCCTTGTCCGCGGCAATTTTGCCGAAGCCGAAAAACTCATCAGACTGATTGGATAG
- a CDS encoding MarR family winged helix-turn-helix transcriptional regulator has translation MNHPTRHANPLIALIDGTARLQGRLKGAFADSRLSTGLGETEMTVLNAVAEAPNPPTVPQIGRALGHPRQVIQRAANALIAAGLIATRDNPDHKRASLLIPTPQGIALKNEANRRADAIAVDLLTGVDAQLVNEATRLLETVRLQLEAQLRTKKV, from the coding sequence ATGAATCACCCGACTCGCCATGCGAACCCCTTGATTGCCCTGATTGACGGCACCGCCCGATTGCAGGGGCGGTTGAAGGGCGCGTTTGCCGACTCACGACTGTCAACCGGACTTGGCGAAACCGAAATGACGGTGCTGAACGCCGTCGCCGAGGCACCAAACCCGCCAACCGTTCCGCAAATCGGGCGGGCGCTGGGTCACCCAAGGCAGGTGATCCAACGTGCCGCAAACGCCTTGATCGCGGCAGGTTTGATCGCGACCCGCGACAATCCCGATCATAAACGCGCCTCGCTGCTAATCCCGACGCCGCAGGGGATCGCCCTGAAAAATGAGGCCAACCGCCGAGCCGATGCGATTGCTGTTGACCTGCTGACCGGCGTGGACGCGCAACTGGTCAACGAAGCTACCCGGCTGCTCGAAACCGTGCGCCTCCAGCTCGAAGCCCAGCTGCGGACAAAGAAGGTCTGA
- a CDS encoding nuclear transport factor 2 family protein, with amino-acid sequence MTEQQRFDREDIRDLLARYTYEGDRGRIDALAACFAKDGVLEFPGNSGTGPAGVKAALTSGERNPAISFIRHHITNPLIEVDGDVANARSYFAVTSNNGPDHSGTYVDRLVRTEQGWRFAHRLVRIDWQAENSLFRQMVTR; translated from the coding sequence ATGACCGAACAGCAACGTTTCGACCGAGAAGATATTCGTGATCTGCTCGCGCGCTATACCTATGAAGGCGACCGGGGCAGGATCGATGCACTGGCTGCATGTTTTGCCAAAGATGGTGTTTTGGAATTCCCCGGCAACTCCGGCACCGGACCCGCAGGCGTGAAGGCAGCGCTGACATCAGGCGAACGCAATCCCGCCATCAGCTTCATTCGACACCACATAACCAATCCACTCATTGAAGTGGATGGCGACGTCGCAAACGCACGAAGCTATTTTGCGGTTACCAGCAACAATGGCCCGGACCATAGCGGCACTTATGTCGACAGGCTGGTCCGGACAGAACAAGGCTGGCGCTTTGCGCACCGGTTGGTGCGGATTGACTGGCAGGCAGAGAACAGCCTGTTCCGGCAGATGGTGACTCGATGA
- a CDS encoding SDR family oxidoreductase: protein MTVPAHHIVPEPPALEKPPYPADIFAGRTVLVSGGGSGMGLAMAKAFAQGGAKVAVMGRSLERAEAGAEEIAALGAAVHAISADVRDPAAIAAAFDEAERVLGPVTLLANNAGANFPVLAENISANAWNAVTRIAIDGTFLCSTEMVRRCIARGDSGAIVNNSAQYIWTGFPGDAHSAAAKTAQATMTKAMARDWKTHNIRVNAVAAGFFPHASSTNGDAPDAIAPLQNMIPAGRTGRIREFGWLSAMTCTPLFGGMTGQVIVQDGGESLRRSLMMPDFVPPRERANGPWGWL, encoded by the coding sequence ATGACCGTACCGGCGCATCATATCGTTCCAGAACCCCCGGCTTTGGAGAAGCCGCCTTACCCCGCTGACATTTTTGCCGGTCGCACGGTGCTAGTCTCGGGTGGGGGCTCGGGCATGGGTCTTGCCATGGCAAAAGCGTTTGCGCAGGGCGGCGCGAAGGTCGCGGTCATGGGGCGCAGCCTTGAGCGGGCAGAGGCAGGGGCGGAAGAGATTGCTGCGCTGGGTGCCGCCGTCCATGCCATCAGCGCAGATGTGCGCGATCCCGCAGCCATTGCCGCCGCCTTTGACGAGGCGGAGCGGGTGCTGGGGCCGGTGACGTTGCTCGCCAACAACGCCGGCGCGAACTTTCCGGTGCTGGCCGAGAACATCTCTGCGAATGCCTGGAACGCCGTCACCCGCATTGCCATCGACGGCACGTTTCTGTGCTCGACCGAAATGGTCCGCCGCTGCATTGCGCGAGGCGATAGCGGAGCTATCGTCAACAACAGTGCGCAATATATCTGGACCGGTTTTCCGGGCGACGCGCACAGCGCGGCGGCGAAAACCGCACAGGCAACCATGACCAAGGCGATGGCGCGTGACTGGAAAACACATAATATCCGGGTCAATGCGGTTGCGGCCGGTTTCTTCCCCCATGCCAGTTCGACCAATGGCGACGCGCCCGATGCGATTGCGCCATTGCAGAACATGATACCGGCAGGCCGAACCGGGCGTATCCGCGAATTTGGCTGGCTGTCCGCGATGACCTGCACGCCCCTGTTCGGTGGGATGACCGGGCAGGTGATCGTTCAGGATGGCGGGGAGTCGCTGCGCCGATCGCTGATGATGCCGGATTTTGTACCGCCCAGAGAACGCGCCAATGGGCCATGGGGGTGGCTGTGA
- a CDS encoding SDR family oxidoreductase codes for MGWLSGKIVHLVGMHPAIETGLNAAGATQSPAGPSDIFVHIAPAPHFVPAHEQSHADWRQTLDAGLDQRFLQAKDYAKQCRDRGLGGVVLFVGAPEQAYGVDQAAAAGALGNLTKTLGVEWARDGIRVNCILTHRADETVGNLAAYLVSDYAAYVTGAVMGVDGND; via the coding sequence ATGGGTTGGCTTTCAGGCAAGATTGTCCATCTGGTGGGCATGCATCCGGCGATAGAGACTGGACTCAACGCTGCCGGCGCAACGCAGTCTCCAGCCGGGCCTTCGGACATTTTTGTTCATATCGCCCCCGCACCGCATTTTGTGCCTGCACATGAACAAAGCCATGCCGACTGGCGGCAAACGCTGGACGCAGGGCTCGATCAACGCTTCCTGCAAGCCAAAGATTACGCGAAACAGTGCCGCGATCGCGGGCTGGGTGGCGTGGTGCTGTTTGTCGGTGCGCCGGAACAGGCTTATGGTGTTGATCAGGCTGCGGCGGCAGGCGCACTCGGCAACCTTACCAAAACTTTGGGTGTTGAATGGGCGCGCGACGGTATCCGCGTGAATTGTATCCTGACCCACCGGGCGGATGAAACCGTCGGCAACCTCGCGGCCTATCTGGTAAGTGATTATGCTGCTTATGTAACCGGCGCCGTGATGGGGGTGGACGGCAATGACTGA
- a CDS encoding SDR family NAD(P)-dependent oxidoreductase yields MTDRTRLDGLAAFVTGGGGGIGRGIALRLAEAGANVAILDIFPERAEEAAIRVRERGAKALALPADVMDTDALRAAIAATDAEFGRLDILVNNAGGVSGRPFLQQSERSWRKHIDINLISMLAATHAAAPLMIREGKGGSIINVASIEASRAAPNFAVYAACKAGMLSFTKSMALELSEHKIRVNCIAPDHTVTPGNQGNRAGPVDPATWKQHSPEESDAMNRLIPLLREGVDLECGDAAVFLSSEMASYITGILLPVDGGTHAASGWVRGRNGKWTLNEGLNFGG; encoded by the coding sequence ATGACTGATCGTACCCGACTGGACGGGCTGGCCGCGTTCGTCACTGGCGGTGGTGGTGGCATTGGACGGGGTATTGCGTTGCGCCTTGCTGAGGCGGGGGCGAACGTTGCCATTCTCGATATCTTCCCCGAACGTGCAGAGGAAGCCGCCATACGGGTCCGCGAACGCGGAGCGAAGGCGCTGGCGCTCCCCGCTGACGTGATGGATACGGATGCCCTGCGCGCCGCAATTGCAGCGACCGATGCGGAATTTGGGCGCCTCGATATACTCGTCAACAATGCCGGTGGCGTATCAGGCCGCCCTTTCCTTCAGCAGAGCGAGCGCAGTTGGCGCAAGCATATCGATATCAATTTGATCTCTATGCTGGCCGCCACCCATGCTGCTGCGCCCTTGATGATCCGCGAAGGCAAAGGCGGCTCGATCATTAATGTCGCGAGCATCGAGGCCAGTCGTGCTGCCCCCAATTTTGCTGTTTATGCCGCATGCAAGGCGGGGATGTTGAGCTTCACCAAATCAATGGCGCTCGAGCTCTCAGAGCACAAAATCCGCGTCAACTGCATCGCTCCCGATCATACTGTAACCCCGGGCAATCAGGGAAACAGGGCGGGGCCGGTTGATCCGGCGACATGGAAGCAGCATTCCCCCGAAGAGAGCGATGCAATGAACCGCCTGATCCCCTTGTTGCGCGAAGGCGTCGATCTGGAATGCGGCGACGCGGCGGTGTTCCTGTCATCAGAGATGGCCAGCTACATCACCGGCATTCTGTTACCTGTAGACGGCGGTACGCACGCGGCGTCCGGCTGGGTGCGCGGACGGAACGGAAAGTGGACTCTTAACGAAGGGCTGAATTTCGGTGGATGA
- a CDS encoding SMP-30/gluconolactonase/LRE family protein translates to MSMELIADQLGFPEGPVVMGDGSVIVVEIAASRVSRCWSGKRETICEIGGGPNGAAIGPDGALYICNNGGMDAKTMSSAFGPEAQGRIERLDLTTGKVERVYDACDGVPLEGPNDIVFDADGRMWFTDLGKTFNGIRTASGLFTALPDGTSITAIDRRAVSYNGIGLCPNGNTVYVADTHQARLYSYARKVEAQRPNWVATAPGHVSFDSLAVTAAGNICVGTLREGGITTVTSEGETSFRSFDDRYVTNIAFGGEDMMDAYLTLSTTGRLVKVRWIEPGLRLNFNA, encoded by the coding sequence ATGTCGATGGAACTCATTGCAGACCAGTTAGGCTTTCCGGAGGGACCGGTTGTCATGGGCGACGGTTCGGTCATCGTTGTCGAAATCGCCGCGAGCCGGGTTAGCCGCTGTTGGAGTGGGAAAAGAGAAACGATTTGCGAAATTGGCGGCGGACCAAATGGTGCCGCAATTGGTCCGGATGGCGCGCTTTATATCTGTAACAATGGCGGCATGGACGCCAAAACCATGTCGAGCGCTTTTGGCCCTGAAGCGCAGGGACGGATCGAGCGATTGGACCTGACCACCGGCAAGGTCGAACGGGTTTATGATGCGTGTGACGGCGTACCACTTGAAGGTCCCAACGACATTGTTTTTGATGCCGATGGCCGCATGTGGTTCACTGACCTCGGCAAGACCTTCAATGGAATCCGCACGGCGAGCGGTCTCTTTACGGCGCTGCCCGATGGCACCTCGATCACTGCAATCGACCGACGCGCTGTGTCTTATAACGGTATTGGCCTTTGCCCCAATGGCAACACGGTCTACGTCGCCGACACACATCAGGCGCGGCTTTACTCATATGCCCGCAAGGTGGAGGCGCAGCGTCCCAATTGGGTTGCGACCGCGCCGGGCCATGTCTCGTTCGACAGCCTTGCCGTGACAGCCGCTGGAAACATCTGCGTCGGAACGCTGCGAGAGGGGGGAATAACGACGGTGACGTCCGAGGGCGAGACGAGCTTCCGTTCCTTCGACGACCGCTATGTCACCAACATCGCGTTCGGTGGGGAAGACATGATGGATGCCTATTTGACATTGTCGACAACCGGGCGGCTGGTGAAGGTTCGTTGGATTGAACCTGGATTACGCCTCAACTTCAACGCCTGA
- a CDS encoding acyl-CoA synthetase: MTHPRIHAGRNPDHAAVIMADTGESLSYRELERRANQGAQLFRSLEIVSGDTIAIWLPNLPDFHILYWAAQRAELYVTPIATALTGEEAVYIVENCGAKLLVSCDSINGLPSLIGNHPKSLLHIFDLTQWRAAIDEMPETPIPDEKPGFHMVYSSGTTGRPKGIRLPLPQGEVTDAHMLAERAAANYGVGPETVYLSPAPLYHTAPLAFTTSCHRLGATVVVMPKFDPEAALRAIEHYKVTVTQMVPTMFVRMLKLPDAVRLSYNVSSLQHVIHAAAPCPIQVKHAMIEWLGPIIQEYYGGSEGNGSTNITAEEWLKKPGSVGRASWGKIHICDETGNELPAGEQGVVYFEGGWDFKYLGDEEKTRDSRHPLHESWSALGDIGYLDEDGYLFLTDRKSYMIISGGVNIYPQEIENLLITHPKVADAAVIGVPNADFGEEVKAVVQPLDWADATPEFEAELIAHCREHLSPVKCPRSVDFDPALPRLDNGKLYKRLVKDRYWVGHEKRV, translated from the coding sequence ATGACCCACCCCCGCATCCATGCTGGCCGAAATCCAGACCACGCCGCCGTCATCATGGCCGATACCGGCGAGTCACTCAGCTATCGAGAACTGGAACGCCGTGCCAATCAGGGCGCACAATTGTTTCGATCTCTGGAAATTGTGAGTGGCGACACAATTGCAATCTGGCTGCCCAATCTTCCGGATTTTCACATCCTCTATTGGGCAGCGCAACGGGCGGAGCTCTATGTCACGCCGATTGCAACCGCGCTGACGGGTGAGGAAGCTGTTTATATAGTTGAGAATTGCGGTGCAAAACTGCTTGTCAGTTGCGATAGCATAAATGGGCTGCCAAGTTTAATCGGCAATCACCCCAAAAGCTTGCTCCATATTTTTGATCTGACGCAGTGGCGCGCTGCCATAGACGAGATGCCCGAAACGCCAATTCCGGATGAGAAGCCGGGATTTCACATGGTTTACTCCTCGGGCACCACCGGGCGGCCGAAAGGCATACGCCTGCCTCTGCCACAAGGCGAAGTGACCGATGCGCATATGCTGGCAGAGCGGGCTGCTGCAAATTACGGTGTCGGACCCGAAACTGTCTATCTCTCCCCCGCCCCCCTTTATCACACCGCACCACTTGCCTTCACGACGTCCTGCCACAGGCTGGGGGCGACCGTTGTCGTGATGCCGAAATTCGATCCCGAAGCGGCACTAAGAGCCATTGAACACTATAAAGTCACGGTCACCCAGATGGTACCCACCATGTTCGTCCGCATGCTCAAGCTGCCTGATGCCGTCCGGCTATCTTACAACGTGTCGTCATTGCAGCATGTCATTCACGCAGCTGCCCCCTGCCCCATTCAAGTGAAACACGCGATGATCGAGTGGTTGGGGCCCATCATCCAGGAATATTATGGCGGCTCCGAAGGCAATGGATCGACCAACATCACGGCGGAAGAGTGGCTGAAAAAGCCAGGATCGGTCGGCCGGGCAAGTTGGGGCAAAATCCATATCTGCGATGAAACGGGAAACGAGTTACCGGCAGGCGAACAGGGCGTCGTCTATTTCGAAGGCGGCTGGGACTTCAAATATCTGGGCGACGAGGAAAAGACCAGAGACAGCCGCCACCCACTGCACGAAAGCTGGTCGGCGCTCGGTGATATTGGATATCTGGACGAAGACGGCTATCTGTTTCTCACTGACCGAAAAAGCTATATGATCATCTCAGGCGGTGTGAACATCTATCCGCAAGAGATTGAAAATCTTTTGATCACGCATCCCAAAGTCGCCGATGCGGCGGTAATCGGCGTTCCCAATGCGGACTTTGGCGAAGAGGTGAAAGCGGTTGTGCAGCCCCTAGACTGGGCAGATGCGACGCCGGAATTTGAGGCAGAGTTGATCGCCCATTGCCGCGAGCACCTCTCTCCTGTCAAATGTCCGCGTTCGGTAGATTTCGATCCTGCACTGCCCCGGTTGGACAATGGCAAGCTTTACAAGCGGCTGGTCAAGGACCGGTACTGGGTGGGGCATGAAAAGAGGGTGTGA
- a CDS encoding FadR/GntR family transcriptional regulator, with the protein MANLEPNDAGLDGAQVTNDSDNRLGSRIRVPKTSEIVADHFRGQIVRGELKEGDSLPPEGQLMASLGISRPTLREAFRILEAESLISVVRGSRTGARVHAPSVELVSRYAGYVLQSLGTTIGDLYQARLAIEPQVVRWLSTKPDRLAIKRLRAEIERLRVLLTANRYNDFIEAVNEFHATLVDVTGTKTLTFMNQLLINLLSRHQSDYKHRHPVENDVQHKSLRAGLKSYEKLVDLIESGQVEEAVKHWRLHLTNANATWAGDDEGARIVDSLGA; encoded by the coding sequence ATGGCCAATCTGGAACCAAATGATGCAGGATTGGACGGGGCGCAGGTGACGAACGATAGTGATAATAGGCTTGGGTCGCGGATACGTGTTCCCAAGACTTCTGAAATTGTGGCGGATCATTTTCGCGGACAAATTGTTCGTGGCGAATTGAAAGAGGGCGACTCATTGCCTCCCGAAGGCCAGTTGATGGCGAGCCTTGGAATATCGCGCCCTACATTGCGCGAAGCCTTTCGCATATTGGAGGCGGAAAGTTTGATCAGTGTCGTTCGCGGTTCTCGTACGGGTGCGCGGGTACACGCGCCGTCGGTCGAGCTTGTTTCGCGCTATGCAGGCTATGTCCTACAATCGCTCGGAACGACTATTGGTGATCTTTATCAGGCGCGATTGGCGATCGAGCCGCAGGTTGTGCGGTGGCTGTCCACCAAACCGGACCGGTTGGCAATCAAGCGCCTGCGTGCTGAAATAGAGCGGCTTCGGGTCTTGCTGACCGCCAACAGGTACAACGACTTTATTGAAGCCGTGAATGAGTTCCATGCGACCCTTGTTGACGTCACGGGCACCAAAACATTAACCTTTATGAACCAGCTTCTGATAAATCTTCTGTCGCGTCATCAAAGTGACTATAAGCACCGCCATCCGGTTGAAAATGATGTTCAGCACAAGAGCCTGCGAGCTGGACTCAAATCATATGAAAAGTTGGTCGATTTGATTGAAAGTGGGCAGGTTGAGGAAGCCGTCAAACATTGGCGACTGCATCTGACGAATGCCAATGCTACATGGGCTGGCGACGATGAAGGCGCACGCATCGTCGACTCTCTAGGCGCATGA
- a CDS encoding AMP-binding protein codes for MNQSLIEAFIAGGETWPTARLTVASSTQPADTTLTDVIAAGRRMGTRMMAAGVRPGDVVGLMLPNWREWQVAAVAAAQAGAVILPIVSIYGAKELGFILRQSRTTWLFTPESWRGVDYMQVVADCGVLPDLRRHITTGDAFTALEAEGDIAPFAARNADDLAVLVYTSGTTADPKGVMHSARTLLSELESVQDMRSGPEEEAILSPWPPGHVAGVIAMFRFLSMGTTLVLMDQWDPAMAAELVERHQITSSSGTPFHLSGMMEAADRDGRDLTSLRQYLVGAAPVPTSLVERCKAMGLAVFHCYGSSEHPTVTSGKADDPLDKQLNTEGQAITGSEMRFVDDDGNDVPPGADGEICTRGPELFLGYFDPKLNDTAFLPDGWYRTGDIGRLDDDGYLLITDRKKDIIIRGGENISSKEVEGVLLGVPAVADVAVVAAPDDRMGEVVRACVVLKPGTALSLDDVRAHFAQQGIAKQKTPERLTIVDELPRNASGKILKHELRNLPLS; via the coding sequence ATGAACCAGTCACTGATCGAAGCCTTTATTGCGGGTGGCGAAACATGGCCGACCGCGCGGTTGACGGTTGCCTCGTCTACCCAGCCTGCTGACACTACTCTGACCGATGTTATTGCTGCTGGCCGACGCATGGGTACGCGGATGATGGCGGCGGGCGTTCGACCCGGTGACGTAGTGGGCTTGATGTTGCCCAACTGGCGCGAATGGCAGGTTGCTGCAGTCGCTGCAGCGCAAGCGGGCGCAGTCATACTACCAATTGTCAGTATCTATGGTGCAAAGGAACTGGGGTTCATCCTGCGTCAATCGCGCACGACCTGGTTGTTTACACCCGAAAGCTGGCGCGGGGTTGACTATATGCAGGTCGTTGCAGATTGCGGCGTTCTGCCCGATTTGAGGCGGCATATCACAACAGGGGACGCGTTCACCGCGCTTGAAGCGGAAGGCGACATTGCGCCATTCGCAGCACGCAATGCGGATGATCTGGCGGTATTGGTCTATACGTCCGGCACGACCGCCGATCCGAAGGGCGTGATGCACTCCGCACGCACATTGCTCTCTGAATTGGAGTCGGTCCAGGACATGCGCAGCGGCCCTGAGGAAGAAGCGATCCTCTCGCCCTGGCCGCCGGGTCATGTGGCGGGAGTGATCGCCATGTTCCGGTTTCTATCCATGGGAACAACGCTGGTATTGATGGATCAATGGGATCCGGCAATGGCCGCTGAATTGGTCGAGCGGCACCAAATCACATCTTCGTCGGGGACACCCTTTCATCTTTCGGGCATGATGGAGGCGGCGGATCGTGATGGTCGGGACCTCACTTCGTTGCGGCAATATCTTGTGGGGGCTGCCCCGGTGCCGACGTCGCTGGTCGAACGATGCAAGGCGATGGGGCTTGCTGTATTCCATTGCTACGGCTCAAGCGAGCATCCCACGGTTACGTCCGGCAAAGCCGATGACCCTCTCGACAAGCAGCTCAACACCGAAGGGCAGGCGATAACCGGATCCGAAATGCGGTTTGTAGACGATGACGGCAATGATGTGCCGCCAGGTGCCGATGGAGAGATCTGCACGCGCGGGCCAGAGCTCTTCCTTGGTTATTTCGACCCTAAACTGAACGACACAGCCTTCCTGCCAGATGGCTGGTATCGCACCGGCGACATCGGCCGGCTGGATGATGACGGTTATCTGCTTATCACCGATCGGAAGAAGGACATTATCATCCGCGGCGGCGAAAACATCTCTTCGAAAGAGGTGGAGGGCGTGCTGCTCGGTGTTCCCGCAGTTGCCGATGTCGCAGTGGTTGCAGCCCCCGACGACCGGATGGGGGAAGTCGTGCGAGCTTGTGTTGTGCTGAAACCGGGGACGGCGTTGTCGCTGGATGATGTGCGCGCGCATTTCGCGCAGCAGGGCATTGCCAAGCAGAAAACGCCTGAAAGATTGACCATAGTCGATGAACTGCCGCGCAATGCTTCGGGCAAGATTCTAAAGCACGAACTGCGGAATTTGCCGCTCTCATGA
- a CDS encoding tyrosine-protein phosphatase, which translates to MNMASDPVIERVIQLDAVHNFRDYGGYQTGGGSRLRSGILYRSAQHKEATPDDLERISALKLSTIVDLRGASERQQHPCARPADFTAEVLFSDGETVTQMAAPHIEAARHVETAEDAMQAMLSGYRDMPFRPVLVESLRLYFEALATRNGPSLVHCLAGKDRTGIAVAMLHNLLGVHADDIMADYLLTNVAGNIEARIAAGATVVRNNFGPQISDEAVRTLMTAHPSWLEAMFAEVNERHGSLRNYTEHMLGVTPELLSRIEQQLLV; encoded by the coding sequence ATGAATATGGCTTCCGACCCCGTCATCGAACGTGTCATTCAATTGGATGCTGTACATAATTTTCGCGACTATGGGGGGTACCAGACAGGCGGTGGCAGCCGTCTGCGCAGCGGCATCCTATATCGTTCAGCGCAGCACAAGGAAGCCACTCCTGACGATCTGGAGCGAATAAGTGCACTGAAGCTCTCGACGATTGTCGATTTGCGGGGCGCCAGTGAAAGGCAGCAGCATCCCTGCGCCCGACCCGCCGATTTCACGGCAGAAGTGCTATTCAGCGATGGAGAGACCGTTACACAAATGGCTGCACCGCATATTGAAGCGGCGCGGCATGTAGAGACGGCCGAGGATGCCATGCAGGCAATGCTGTCAGGCTATCGCGATATGCCATTCCGCCCGGTGCTGGTGGAGTCTTTGCGTTTATATTTTGAGGCATTGGCAACACGGAACGGCCCCAGCCTTGTGCATTGCCTGGCCGGTAAGGACCGCACCGGAATAGCCGTGGCCATGTTGCACAATTTGCTCGGCGTGCACGCAGATGACATCATGGCGGACTATTTGCTAACCAATGTTGCCGGCAATATCGAGGCGCGCATCGCCGCAGGCGCGACGGTTGTGCGCAACAATTTTGGTCCCCAAATCAGCGATGAAGCTGTTCGGACATTGATGACAGCACATCCGTCCTGGCTTGAAGCCATGTTTGCTGAAGTGAACGAACGCCATGGCAGCTTACGCAATTATACCGAACATATGCTGGGCGTGACGCCTGAGCTGTTATCCCGGATAGAGCAACAGCTGCTCGTCTAG
- a CDS encoding SDR family oxidoreductase, protein MDFDPKTEFDLTGKVAIVTGAGGRGNSIGRAYAIALANAGASIVVADLSAEGAQKVADEIVAAGGKALAVQVDITDTAAVEAMAAKAKAEFGGIDILVNNAALMVEIVDKPLIQTDRARFDKGMAVNVWGALNCAQVVAPYLAERGGGAIVNQVSAGAYPAQTFYGVTKIALHGVTTALATELGNQNIRVNAIGPGMTKTDAGLALTPEDSPLVQAISARAPIQLRDTPDALCGALLLLVSGAGRWMTGQVLNVDGGWVMRG, encoded by the coding sequence ATGGACTTTGATCCCAAGACAGAATTTGACCTGACCGGAAAGGTCGCCATCGTTACCGGTGCGGGCGGACGTGGCAACAGCATTGGCCGCGCTTATGCCATTGCACTTGCCAATGCGGGCGCAAGCATCGTTGTGGCAGATCTTTCCGCCGAAGGTGCGCAGAAGGTAGCCGACGAGATAGTAGCTGCAGGCGGTAAGGCGCTCGCTGTTCAGGTAGATATCACCGACACCGCCGCCGTCGAAGCGATGGCTGCCAAGGCCAAAGCCGAATTTGGCGGGATTGATATTCTGGTCAACAATGCAGCCTTGATGGTCGAAATCGTCGACAAGCCACTGATCCAGACCGATCGGGCGCGCTTTGACAAGGGTATGGCCGTCAACGTCTGGGGCGCGCTCAACTGCGCGCAAGTGGTTGCTCCCTATCTGGCCGAGCGCGGTGGCGGCGCGATCGTCAACCAGGTGTCTGCAGGAGCGTATCCCGCACAAACATTTTATGGCGTCACCAAGATCGCTTTGCACGGTGTGACCACTGCGCTGGCAACCGAACTGGGCAATCAGAATATCCGCGTCAATGCGATCGGACCCGGCATGACGAAAACCGATGCAGGTCTGGCATTGACCCCGGAAGACAGCCCATTGGTTCAGGCCATATCGGCGCGCGCGCCAATCCAGCTTCGCGATACGCCCGATGCGCTATGCGGTGCCCTGCTGCTGCTGGTATCGGGCGCGGGACGCTGGATGACGGGGCAGGTGTTGAATGTCGATGGCGGCTGGGTGATGCGTGGGTAA